In the genome of Streptomyces sp. V2I9, one region contains:
- a CDS encoding 2Fe-2S iron-sulfur cluster-binding protein — protein sequence MSNEENPNQHDQHDQYGWQGHSEGPDSRYGGWEPTSQGDGFDADATAFVHIPPEDLADIPLAAPGHGYVPPMIVPLTPAAGLDPAATGSWVVQTQAQQAEAEQRAREAAAHQGAGAIHWPDPNQQGGVPSGYQGPYEDTSHATAQWNFTEVLGETPTAPAAGHHDALDGQSPPGPVDHTGHTGHTGHVDYAGHTDDFGHAGNASRTDHADQLDHTGHADPVGHTAHTDDFGHSDPAGHTGQWTVPAADGDLPDASDAFPVPAQAQASPWYGDSARPATLPGGAPAPWAAQTPEPAPVPEPETDPVAVPEPRQTTEAEPVADGRADEPAERAEQSDEAAGPAEAEQESAAVPGPDAPDAAAVAEVSPAGADTRDGTATGPAPEAADAHAAPFTTPDAAPDTPEPEREPESGSSPDPDPEAVPAPAPAPLDAPSEHPAASYVLHVNGADRPVSDAWVGESLLYVLRERLGLAGAKDGCSQGECGACNVQVDGRLVASCLVPAATAAGSEVRTVEGLAVDGEPSDVQRALASCGAVQCGFCIPGMAMTVHDLLEGNHAPTELETRQALCGNLCRCSGYRGVLDAVADVVAAREASAEAAAAPPDEARVPHQAEPGAGGVQQGPHPHEGEAL from the coding sequence GTGAGCAATGAGGAAAACCCCAACCAGCACGACCAGCACGATCAGTACGGGTGGCAGGGGCACTCCGAGGGCCCGGACTCCCGGTACGGCGGCTGGGAGCCGACCTCGCAGGGCGACGGCTTCGACGCCGACGCCACCGCGTTCGTGCACATCCCGCCGGAGGACCTGGCGGACATCCCGCTGGCCGCGCCCGGCCACGGGTACGTGCCCCCGATGATCGTGCCGCTGACCCCGGCCGCCGGTCTCGACCCGGCGGCGACGGGCAGCTGGGTGGTCCAGACGCAGGCTCAGCAGGCCGAGGCCGAGCAGCGCGCCCGGGAGGCCGCCGCCCACCAGGGGGCCGGTGCGATCCACTGGCCCGACCCGAACCAGCAGGGCGGCGTCCCGAGCGGCTACCAGGGCCCGTACGAGGACACCTCGCACGCCACGGCCCAGTGGAACTTCACGGAGGTGCTGGGGGAGACGCCGACCGCCCCGGCGGCCGGGCACCACGACGCCCTGGACGGGCAGAGCCCCCCCGGACCCGTCGATCACACGGGCCACACCGGGCACACCGGGCACGTGGACTACGCGGGTCACACGGACGACTTCGGCCACGCGGGGAACGCGAGCCGGACCGACCACGCCGACCAGCTCGACCACACGGGCCACGCCGACCCCGTGGGCCACACCGCGCACACCGACGACTTCGGTCACAGCGATCCCGCGGGTCACACGGGCCAGTGGACGGTTCCTGCGGCGGACGGGGACCTCCCGGACGCATCGGACGCCTTCCCGGTCCCGGCGCAGGCGCAGGCGTCGCCGTGGTACGGGGACAGCGCCCGTCCGGCGACGCTGCCCGGCGGAGCCCCCGCACCCTGGGCCGCGCAGACCCCCGAACCGGCCCCGGTGCCGGAGCCGGAGACCGATCCCGTAGCCGTTCCCGAACCCCGGCAGACCACCGAAGCCGAACCGGTGGCGGACGGTCGGGCGGACGAACCGGCGGAGCGGGCGGAGCAGTCGGACGAGGCGGCCGGCCCGGCGGAAGCGGAACAGGAATCCGCGGCCGTTCCCGGACCCGACGCCCCCGATGCCGCTGCCGTGGCCGAGGTTTCCCCGGCCGGGGCGGACACGCGGGACGGCACGGCCACCGGGCCCGCCCCCGAGGCCGCCGACGCACACGCGGCACCGTTCACCACTCCCGACGCGGCCCCGGACACCCCGGAACCGGAACGTGAACCGGAATCGGGTTCGAGCCCGGACCCGGACCCGGAAGCAGTGCCCGCCCCGGCCCCCGCCCCCCTCGACGCGCCGAGCGAGCACCCCGCGGCCTCCTACGTGCTGCACGTGAACGGCGCGGACCGCCCGGTCAGCGACGCCTGGGTCGGCGAGTCCCTCCTCTACGTGCTCCGCGAGCGCCTCGGCCTGGCCGGAGCCAAGGACGGCTGCTCGCAGGGCGAGTGCGGCGCCTGCAACGTCCAGGTCGACGGCCGGCTGGTCGCCTCCTGCCTGGTTCCCGCCGCCACCGCCGCCGGCAGCGAAGTGCGTACGGTCGAGGGCCTCGCCGTCGACGGCGAGCCCTCCGACGTCCAGCGCGCGCTGGCCTCCTGCGGAGCCGTGCAGTGCGGTTTCTGCATCCCCGGCATGGCGATGACCGTCCACGACCTCCTGGAGGGCAACCACGCCCCCACGGAGCTGGAGACCCGCCAGGCCCTCTGTGGCAACCTCTGCCGCTGCTCCGGCTACCGGGGCGTGCTCGACGCGGTGGCGGACGTCGTCGCGGCCCGCGAGGCGAGCGCCGAGGCGGCCGCGGCGCCGCCGGACGAGGCGCGCGTCCCGCACCAGGCCGAACCGGG
- a CDS encoding xanthine dehydrogenase family protein subunit M: MTTHAPQAAQTVTLPASLDEAVAALGAMPAAVPVAGGTDLMAAVNKGLLRPSALVGLGRISELRGWHYQDGHALLGAGLTHARMGRPDFAALIPALAASARAAGPPQIRNAGTLGGNIVTSAPTGDALPVLAALEAELVVAGPGGVRREIPVSHLLAGREMLEPAELIGFVRVPLLHAPQVFLKATGRTGPGRATASVAIVLDPARRGVRCAVGAIAPMPLRPLEAERWIASLIDWDGERGLAPDALAAFGEYVAAACIPDHAPPADGTEAPPLSPAVLHLRRTVAALARRALGRALS; the protein is encoded by the coding sequence TTGACCACGCACGCACCGCAGGCGGCGCAGACGGTGACGCTGCCGGCCTCGTTGGACGAGGCCGTGGCGGCACTCGGCGCCATGCCCGCAGCCGTACCGGTCGCCGGGGGAACGGACCTGATGGCGGCCGTCAACAAGGGGCTCCTGCGCCCCTCCGCGCTGGTCGGCCTCGGCCGGATCAGCGAGCTGCGCGGCTGGCACTACCAGGACGGCCACGCCCTCCTCGGCGCCGGGCTCACCCACGCCCGCATGGGCCGCCCCGACTTCGCCGCCCTCATCCCCGCCCTCGCTGCCTCCGCCCGCGCCGCCGGACCGCCCCAGATCCGCAACGCGGGCACGCTCGGCGGCAACATCGTCACCTCCGCGCCCACCGGCGACGCCCTGCCCGTGCTGGCCGCTCTGGAGGCCGAGCTCGTCGTCGCGGGCCCCGGCGGCGTCCGCCGCGAGATCCCCGTCTCCCACCTGCTCGCCGGCCGCGAGATGCTGGAGCCCGCGGAGCTGATCGGCTTCGTCCGCGTACCGCTGCTGCACGCCCCGCAGGTCTTCCTCAAGGCCACCGGCCGCACCGGCCCCGGCCGCGCCACCGCCTCGGTCGCCATCGTCCTGGACCCGGCCCGGCGCGGCGTGCGCTGCGCGGTCGGCGCGATCGCGCCGATGCCGCTGCGCCCGCTGGAGGCGGAGCGCTGGATCGCCTCGCTGATCGACTGGGACGGCGAACGCGGGCTGGCCCCCGACGCGCTGGCCGCCTTCGGCGAGTACGTCGCCGCCGCCTGCATCCCGGACCACGCACCACCGGCCGACGGTACAGAGGCCCCGCCGCTGTCCCCGGCCGTCCTGCACCTGCGGCGTACCGTCGCCGCGCTCGCCCGACGCGCGCTGGGGAGGGCACTGTCGTGA
- a CDS encoding beta-N-acetylhexosaminidase, which translates to MTPENPLVTGAVDTAALGLVPAPRTLTAAAAGPYPLDCTTPLTAGPGTEGVARWLRATLGPATGLPFPEGDGTGAGDGSGTGSTGRGIVLALDASLAPEGYRLAVEANAVRITGGTAAGVFHGAQTLRQLLGPDVFRRAPLTPGGTREVPPVLVEDEPRFGWRGMMLDVSRHFLPKDDVLRYLDLLAAHKLNVFHFHLTDDQGWRIEIERYPRLTEVGSWRSRTKYGHRASDLWDETPHGGFYTRDDIREIVAYAAERHIRVVPEIDIPGHSQAAISAYPELGNTDVVDTTALSVWDTWGVNPNVLAPTDITLRFFEGVLEEVLELFPAETSPFVHIGGDECPKDQWKASPAARARIAELGVKDEDGLQSWFIRHFDSWLTARGRRLIGWDEILEGGLAEGAAVSSWRGYAGGIAAAEAGHDVVMCPEQQVYLDHRQDGGPDEPMPIGYVRTLEDVYRFEPVPPGLSEEAARHILGAQANVWTEVMQNRDRVDYQVFPRLAAFAEVVWSALPAPAERDFAAFDARMTAHYARLDALGVDYRRPGGPLPRQRRPGVLGRPIEGAPPVV; encoded by the coding sequence ATGACACCCGAGAACCCCCTGGTCACGGGCGCCGTGGACACCGCGGCCCTCGGCCTCGTCCCGGCCCCGCGCACCCTGACCGCGGCCGCCGCCGGACCGTACCCGCTCGACTGCACCACTCCGCTGACCGCCGGGCCCGGCACCGAGGGCGTCGCCCGCTGGCTGCGCGCCACCCTCGGCCCGGCCACCGGCCTGCCCTTCCCCGAGGGCGACGGCACGGGCGCGGGCGACGGCTCGGGCACCGGCTCCACCGGGCGGGGCATCGTGCTGGCCCTCGACGCCTCGCTCGCCCCCGAGGGCTACCGCCTGGCCGTCGAGGCGAACGCCGTACGCATCACGGGCGGCACCGCGGCCGGCGTCTTCCACGGCGCGCAGACCCTCCGTCAGCTCCTGGGCCCCGACGTCTTCCGGCGCGCGCCCCTCACGCCGGGCGGCACCCGGGAGGTCCCGCCGGTCCTCGTCGAGGACGAACCCCGCTTCGGCTGGCGCGGCATGATGCTCGACGTGTCCCGGCACTTCCTGCCCAAGGACGACGTCCTGCGCTACCTGGACCTGCTGGCCGCCCACAAGCTGAACGTCTTCCACTTCCACCTCACCGACGACCAGGGCTGGCGCATCGAGATCGAGCGCTACCCGCGCCTGACCGAGGTCGGCTCCTGGCGCTCGCGCACCAAGTACGGCCACCGGGCCTCCGACCTGTGGGACGAGACCCCCCACGGCGGTTTCTACACCCGGGACGACATCCGCGAGATCGTCGCCTACGCCGCCGAGCGGCACATCCGGGTCGTCCCCGAGATCGACATACCGGGCCACTCGCAGGCCGCGATCAGCGCCTACCCCGAACTGGGCAACACCGACGTCGTCGACACCACCGCCCTCTCCGTCTGGGACACCTGGGGGGTCAACCCGAACGTCCTCGCCCCCACCGACATCACCCTGCGCTTCTTCGAGGGCGTCCTGGAGGAGGTGCTCGAACTCTTCCCGGCCGAGACCTCGCCGTTCGTCCACATCGGCGGCGACGAGTGCCCCAAGGACCAGTGGAAGGCGTCCCCGGCGGCCCGGGCCAGGATCGCCGAACTCGGTGTGAAGGACGAGGACGGCCTCCAGTCCTGGTTCATCCGCCACTTCGACTCCTGGCTCACCGCCCGCGGCCGCCGCCTCATCGGCTGGGACGAGATCCTGGAGGGCGGCCTCGCCGAAGGGGCGGCCGTCTCCTCCTGGCGCGGCTACGCCGGCGGCATCGCGGCCGCCGAGGCCGGGCACGACGTGGTCATGTGCCCCGAGCAGCAGGTGTACCTGGACCACCGTCAGGACGGCGGCCCCGACGAACCGATGCCCATCGGATACGTACGGACCCTGGAGGACGTCTACCGCTTCGAGCCCGTCCCGCCGGGCCTGAGCGAGGAGGCGGCCCGTCACATCCTGGGCGCCCAGGCCAACGTGTGGACCGAGGTCATGCAGAACCGGGACCGCGTCGACTACCAGGTCTTCCCGCGCCTCGCCGCGTTCGCCGAGGTCGTCTGGTCCGCCCTCCCCGCCCCGGCCGAACGGGACTTCGCCGCGTTCGACGCCCGGATGACCGCCCACTACGCCCGGCTCGACGCCCTCGGCGTCGACTACCGCCGCCCGGGCGGTCCGCTGCCCCGGCAGCGGCGCCCCGGCGTACTGGGCCGCCCGATCGAGGGAGCCCCGCCGGTGGTCTGA
- a CDS encoding carbohydrate ABC transporter permease, protein MPERTVRGGTRGSGGIAGLLRVKRPGRLAAEAAALLIAVAVAFPLYWMVLSAFKPAGEIQSTDARPWTLAPSLDSFRRVFEQQDFGRYFLNSLLVAGTVVILSALVAFLAATAVTRFRFRFRTTLLIMFLVAQMVPVEALTIPLFFLMRDFGQLNTLGSLILPHLAFSLPFAIWMLRGFVKAVPEALEEAAYIDGASRTRFLWQILFPLVFPGLVATSVFSFITTWNDFLFAKSFIISDTSQSTLPMALLVFFKPDENDWGGIMAGSTVMTIPVLVFFVLVQRRLVSGLGGAVKD, encoded by the coding sequence GTGCCCGAGCGGACCGTACGCGGCGGTACGCGGGGGAGCGGCGGCATCGCCGGGCTCCTGCGCGTCAAGCGCCCCGGCAGGCTGGCCGCCGAGGCCGCCGCCCTCCTGATCGCCGTCGCGGTCGCCTTCCCGCTGTACTGGATGGTGCTCTCCGCGTTCAAACCGGCCGGGGAGATCCAGTCCACCGACGCCCGCCCCTGGACGCTCGCCCCCTCGCTCGACTCGTTCCGCCGGGTCTTCGAACAGCAGGACTTCGGGCGCTACTTCCTCAACAGCCTGTTGGTGGCGGGCACCGTCGTCATCCTCTCCGCGCTGGTCGCCTTCCTGGCCGCCACCGCCGTGACCCGGTTCCGCTTCAGGTTCCGCACCACGCTGCTGATCATGTTCCTGGTCGCGCAGATGGTGCCGGTCGAGGCGCTGACCATCCCGCTGTTCTTCCTCATGCGGGACTTCGGCCAGCTCAACACCCTCGGCTCGCTGATCCTGCCGCACCTGGCCTTCTCGCTGCCGTTCGCCATCTGGATGCTGCGCGGCTTCGTCAAGGCCGTCCCCGAGGCACTGGAGGAGGCCGCCTACATCGACGGGGCGAGCCGCACCCGGTTCCTGTGGCAGATCCTCTTCCCGCTGGTCTTCCCGGGCCTCGTGGCGACCAGCGTCTTCTCCTTCATCACCACCTGGAACGACTTCCTGTTCGCGAAGTCCTTCATCATCAGCGACACCTCCCAGTCGACGCTGCCGATGGCGCTGCTGGTCTTCTTCAAACCGGACGAGAACGACTGGGGAGGGATCATGGCAGGCTCGACGGTGATGACCATCCCCGTACTGGTCTTCTTCGTACTCGTACAGCGACGCCTCGTCTCCGGACTGGGTGGCGCGGTTAAGGACTGA
- a CDS encoding carbohydrate ABC transporter permease, translating into MTTHTSPLKAPPAGAAGAGSGSPAARPPRRGRSVSPKGHSGWTPWLYLLPALVLLAGLLVYPIYQLGLISFLEYTQAQVSGGEPTTFQGFGNYATLFEDSQFWQVLLATVVFAAACVVSTLFVGCALAVLLTRIRALPRLALMMAALGAWATPAITGSTVWVFLFDPDFGPVNKVLGLGDFSWTYGRYSAFALVLMEVLWCSFPFVMVTVYAGIRAIPTEVLEAASLDGASQWRIWRTIMAPMLKPILIVVTIQSIIWDFKVFTQIYVMTSGGGIAGQNLVLNVYAYQKAFASSQYSLGSAIGVVMLVILLAVTLVYLRLVRRQGEEL; encoded by the coding sequence ATGACCACGCACACCTCTCCGCTCAAGGCCCCGCCCGCGGGCGCGGCCGGGGCGGGCAGCGGCTCCCCGGCCGCGCGCCCGCCCCGGCGCGGCCGGTCCGTCTCGCCCAAGGGGCACTCCGGCTGGACCCCCTGGCTCTACCTGCTGCCCGCCCTCGTCCTGCTCGCCGGGCTGCTGGTCTACCCGATCTACCAACTCGGCCTGATCTCGTTCCTGGAGTACACCCAGGCCCAGGTCAGCGGCGGCGAACCGACCACCTTCCAGGGGTTCGGCAACTACGCCACCCTCTTCGAGGACAGCCAGTTCTGGCAGGTCCTCCTCGCCACCGTGGTCTTCGCGGCGGCCTGTGTGGTCTCCACGCTGTTCGTCGGCTGCGCGCTCGCCGTGCTGCTCACCCGCATCCGCGCCCTGCCCCGGCTCGCGCTGATGATGGCCGCGCTCGGCGCGTGGGCCACCCCCGCGATCACCGGCTCCACCGTCTGGGTCTTCCTCTTCGACCCCGACTTCGGACCGGTCAACAAGGTGCTGGGGCTGGGCGACTTCTCCTGGACGTACGGCCGCTACAGCGCCTTCGCGCTCGTGCTGATGGAAGTCCTGTGGTGCTCGTTCCCGTTCGTGATGGTCACCGTGTACGCGGGCATCCGGGCCATCCCCACCGAGGTGCTGGAGGCCGCCTCGCTGGACGGCGCGTCCCAGTGGCGGATCTGGCGCACCATCATGGCGCCGATGCTCAAGCCCATCCTCATCGTCGTCACCATCCAGTCGATCATCTGGGACTTCAAGGTCTTCACCCAGATCTACGTCATGACCAGCGGCGGCGGCATCGCCGGCCAGAACCTGGTGCTCAACGTGTACGCGTACCAGAAGGCGTTCGCGTCCTCGCAGTACAGCCTCGGATCGGCCATCGGTGTCGTGATGCTGGTGATCCTGCTGGCCGTCACGCTGGTCTATCTGCGCCTGGTGCGGCGCCAGGGGGAGGAACTGTGA
- a CDS encoding extracellular solute-binding protein encodes MKLSARIATPAAALVLAGLTATACAPQTSDTSAKGDDKSGTLRVWLFQEVGNKPKEKVVDAAVADFEKAHKGAKVEIEYIPVDTRAQRMKAAFNDPESAPDLIEYGNSDTAGYVKDGGLADITEEFGAWDEAKDTDPIAKQSVTVGDKVYGAPFFVGVRALYYRTDVFKDLGIDAPKSQAELISTAKKIRKAKPDLYGLAVGGAYTYGAMPFIWANGGELAGETGGTYTSGINSEKSRKGIEAYTSLFGDDNCPAAKCASMGGNATVTAFASGKAAMAIGGDFSHAAVEAGAVKGKYAVVPLPGVAEGSIAPAFAGGNNLGVLKSSSHRTLAVDLMKSLSGKKTQAAMFDAMGFLPTYTDVLDNAAKKEPFVAPFVRTLGAGAKFVPASPAWGQIDASLILPTMFQEIVSGRKDVATASDDAAKKMDAAFTEAG; translated from the coding sequence ATGAAGCTTTCTGCCCGAATTGCCACCCCGGCTGCGGCGCTTGTGCTGGCCGGCCTCACCGCCACCGCCTGCGCGCCGCAGACCTCCGACACGAGTGCGAAGGGTGACGACAAGAGCGGCACCCTCCGTGTCTGGCTCTTCCAGGAGGTCGGCAACAAGCCCAAGGAGAAGGTCGTCGACGCGGCCGTCGCCGACTTCGAGAAGGCCCACAAGGGTGCGAAGGTCGAGATCGAGTACATACCCGTCGACACCCGCGCGCAGCGCATGAAGGCCGCGTTCAACGACCCCGAGAGCGCCCCCGACCTCATCGAGTACGGCAACAGCGACACCGCCGGATACGTCAAGGACGGCGGACTCGCGGACATCACCGAGGAGTTCGGCGCCTGGGACGAGGCCAAGGACACCGACCCGATCGCCAAGCAGTCCGTCACCGTCGGGGACAAGGTCTACGGCGCGCCCTTCTTCGTCGGCGTCCGGGCCCTCTACTACCGCACCGACGTCTTCAAGGACCTCGGCATCGACGCCCCCAAGTCCCAGGCCGAGCTGATCTCCACCGCCAAGAAGATCCGCAAGGCCAAGCCCGACCTCTACGGCCTCGCGGTGGGCGGCGCGTACACCTACGGCGCGATGCCCTTCATCTGGGCCAACGGCGGCGAACTCGCGGGCGAGACCGGCGGCACGTACACGTCCGGCATCAACAGCGAGAAGTCCCGCAAGGGCATCGAGGCGTACACCTCCCTCTTCGGCGACGACAACTGCCCGGCCGCCAAGTGCGCCTCCATGGGCGGCAACGCCACCGTGACCGCCTTCGCCTCCGGCAAGGCCGCCATGGCCATCGGCGGCGACTTCAGCCACGCGGCCGTCGAGGCCGGCGCGGTCAAGGGCAAGTACGCCGTCGTCCCGCTGCCCGGCGTCGCCGAGGGCTCCATCGCCCCGGCCTTCGCGGGCGGCAACAACCTCGGCGTCCTCAAGAGCAGTTCCCACCGCACCCTCGCCGTCGACCTGATGAAGTCGCTGTCCGGCAAGAAGACCCAGGCCGCGATGTTCGACGCGATGGGCTTCCTGCCCACCTACACCGACGTCCTGGACAACGCCGCGAAGAAGGAGCCGTTCGTCGCCCCGTTCGTCCGGACCCTGGGCGCGGGCGCCAAGTTCGTCCCCGCCTCCCCGGCCTGGGGCCAGATCGACGCCTCGCTGATCCTGCCGACGATGTTCCAGGAGATCGTCTCCGGCCGTAAGGACGTGGCGACGGCCTCGGACGACGCGGCGAAGAAGATGGACGCGGCCTTCACCGAAGCCGGCTGA
- a CDS encoding DUF3039 domain-containing protein, producing MSTLEPDRGAGTGTLVEPTPQVSRGDGDHERYAHYVQKDKIMASALEGTPVVALCGKVWVPGRDPKKYPVCPMCKEIYESMGAGGDKDKGKGGKDKK from the coding sequence ATGAGCACTCTTGAGCCCGATCGCGGGGCAGGTACGGGGACCCTCGTCGAGCCGACGCCGCAGGTGTCGAGGGGCGACGGCGACCACGAGCGCTACGCCCACTACGTCCAGAAGGACAAGATCATGGCGAGCGCCCTGGAGGGCACTCCCGTGGTCGCGCTGTGCGGCAAGGTCTGGGTACCGGGGCGCGACCCCAAGAAGTACCCGGTCTGCCCCATGTGCAAGGAGATCTACGAGTCCATGGGCGCCGGCGGCGACAAGGACAAGGGCAAGGGCGGCAAGGACAAGAAGTAG
- a CDS encoding YqgE/AlgH family protein: MTEVSSLTGRLLVAAPALTDPNFDRAVVLLLDHDEEGSLGVVLNRPTPVGVGDILAPWAALTGEPDVVFQGGPVSLDSALGVAVIPGDEGPLGWRRVHGAIGLVDLETPPELLGPALGSLRIFAGYAGWGPGQLEGELNEGAWYVVESEPGDVSAPHPERLWRAVLRRQRSELAMIATYADDPSLN; this comes from the coding sequence ATGACCGAGGTGTCCTCGCTCACAGGGCGGCTGCTCGTGGCCGCACCCGCCCTCACGGACCCGAATTTCGACCGCGCGGTGGTGCTGCTCCTCGACCACGACGAGGAGGGCTCCCTCGGTGTGGTCCTCAACCGCCCCACCCCGGTGGGCGTCGGCGACATCCTCGCGCCCTGGGCCGCCCTGACCGGGGAGCCGGACGTCGTCTTCCAGGGCGGGCCGGTCTCGCTCGACTCGGCGCTGGGCGTGGCGGTGATCCCCGGCGACGAGGGCCCGCTCGGCTGGCGGCGGGTGCACGGGGCGATCGGCCTGGTCGATCTGGAGACCCCGCCGGAGCTGCTGGGGCCCGCCCTCGGCTCGCTGCGGATCTTCGCCGGGTACGCGGGCTGGGGGCCGGGCCAGCTGGAGGGCGAGCTGAACGAAGGCGCGTGGTACGTGGTCGAGTCGGAGCCCGGCGACGTCTCCGCGCCGCACCCCGAGCGGCTCTGGCGCGCGGTGCTCCGCCGCCAGCGCAGCGAGCTCGCGATGATCGCCACGTATGCGGACGATCCCTCGCTCAACTGA
- the murA gene encoding UDP-N-acetylglucosamine 1-carboxyvinyltransferase: MTGTDDVLLVHGGTPLEGEIRVRGAKNLVPKAMVAALLGSGPSHLRNVPDIRDVRVVRGLLQLHGVTVRPGDEPGELILDPSHVESANVADIDAHAGSSRIPILFCGPLLHRLGHAFIPGLGGCDIGGRPIDFHFEVLRQFGATIEKRADGQYLEAPQRLRGTKIRLPYPSVGSTEQVLLTAVLAEGVTELSNAAVEPEIEDLICVLQKMGAIISMDTDRTIRITGVDRLDGYTHRAIPDRLEAASWASAALATEGNIYVRGAQQRSMMTFLNTYRRVGGAFEIDDEGIRFWHPGGALNAIALETDVHPGFQTDWQQPLVVALTQAAGLSIVHETVYESRLGFTSALNQMGAHIQLYRECLGGSDCRFGQRNFLHSAVVSGPTKLQGADLVIPDLRGGFSYLIAALAAQGTSRVHGIDLINRGYENFMEKLEKLGAKVELPGGSLV, translated from the coding sequence ATGACCGGCACAGACGATGTCCTGCTTGTCCACGGCGGCACCCCGCTGGAGGGCGAGATCCGCGTCCGAGGCGCCAAGAACCTGGTGCCGAAGGCCATGGTCGCCGCGCTGCTCGGCAGCGGGCCCAGCCACCTCCGCAACGTTCCCGACATCCGTGACGTACGGGTGGTCCGGGGGCTTCTCCAGCTGCACGGCGTCACGGTCCGCCCCGGCGACGAGCCCGGCGAACTGATCCTCGACCCCTCGCACGTGGAGTCGGCCAACGTCGCCGACATCGACGCCCACGCGGGGTCGTCGCGCATCCCGATCCTCTTCTGCGGCCCGCTGCTGCACCGCCTCGGCCACGCCTTCATCCCCGGCCTGGGCGGCTGCGACATCGGCGGCCGCCCGATCGACTTCCACTTCGAGGTGCTGCGCCAGTTCGGCGCGACCATCGAGAAGCGGGCGGACGGCCAGTACCTGGAGGCCCCGCAGCGGCTGCGCGGCACCAAGATCCGGCTGCCGTACCCCTCGGTGGGCTCCACCGAGCAGGTGCTGCTCACCGCCGTCCTCGCGGAGGGCGTCACCGAGCTGTCCAACGCGGCCGTCGAGCCGGAGATCGAGGACCTCATCTGCGTACTGCAGAAGATGGGCGCGATCATCTCCATGGACACCGACCGGACCATCCGGATCACCGGTGTCGACCGGCTCGACGGGTACACCCACCGGGCGATCCCGGACCGTCTGGAGGCGGCCTCCTGGGCGTCGGCGGCGCTGGCGACCGAGGGCAACATCTACGTGCGCGGCGCCCAGCAGCGCTCGATGATGACCTTCCTGAACACCTACCGCCGGGTCGGCGGGGCCTTCGAGATCGACGACGAGGGCATCCGCTTCTGGCACCCGGGCGGCGCGCTCAACGCCATCGCGCTGGAGACGGACGTGCACCCCGGCTTCCAGACCGACTGGCAGCAGCCGCTGGTCGTGGCGCTGACGCAGGCGGCGGGGCTGTCCATCGTCCACGAGACGGTGTACGAGTCGCGGCTCGGCTTCACCTCCGCGCTCAACCAGATGGGCGCGCACATCCAGCTCTACCGCGAGTGCCTGGGCGGCTCGGACTGCCGCTTCGGCCAGCGCAACTTCCTGCACTCGGCGGTCGTCTCGGGCCCGACCAAGCTGCAGGGCGCGGACCTGGTCATCCCGGACCTCCGGGGCGGCTTCTCGTACCTGATCGCGGCGCTGGCGGCGCAGGGCACCTCACGGGTGCACGGCATCGACCTGATCAACCGTGGTTACGAGAACTTCATGGAGAAGCTGGAGAAGCTCGGCGCGAAGGTCGAGCTGCCGGGCGGTTCACTCGTCTGA
- a CDS encoding HU family DNA-binding protein has translation MNRSELVAALADRAEVTRKDADAVLAALAETVGEVVAKGDEKVTIPGFLTFERTHRAARTARNPQTGDPINIPAGYSVKVSAGSKLKEAAKGK, from the coding sequence ATGAACCGCAGTGAGCTGGTGGCCGCCCTGGCCGACCGCGCCGAGGTGACGCGCAAGGACGCCGACGCCGTGCTGGCCGCGCTCGCCGAGACCGTCGGTGAGGTCGTCGCCAAGGGTGACGAGAAGGTCACCATCCCCGGCTTCCTGACCTTCGAGCGCACCCACCGTGCCGCTCGCACCGCTCGGAACCCGCAGACCGGCGACCCGATCAACATCCCCGCCGGCTACAGCGTGAAGGTCTCCGCGGGCTCGAAGCTCAAGGAAGCCGCCAAGGGCAAGTAA